One window of the Salvia splendens isolate huo1 chromosome 1, SspV2, whole genome shotgun sequence genome contains the following:
- the LOC121757138 gene encoding chromo domain protein LHP1-like: MKGGKRRNTNSDPVQSSPPAPPSSEFPTAAPSLNDAGDEDRQKSSEDSGRREDAGDAVEEDERDEEDSEAEREYEQDENAQIEEAEGVRTKLADGFYEMEAVRRKRVRKGQLQYLIKWRGWSEAANTWEPVENLLQCSDIIDAFEESLKSGKSRWTRKRKRKAGVSNVQTKKKLNHHNHQQQHQQQQNSPAAAATYNMPSHVIRIPQEPISFPMLNDLSCTNGVDENNVSVTKSVKTSNRVNENGVKMGSATRDEDNELNELDLKLCELKGAMVVSSEDTDRVAKTSQEVQLAGRDTLANGLSKIDAVHLGRFTGAKKRKSGFVKRFKKDPEFCSVDNASNGILACASLVPIGIQQPEFLGNNMSCKSKHEDSKSMCSITEIVKPISYKASISNNAQEVLVAFEAIRSDGTKVIVDNKFLKANNPLLLIDFYEKHLRYSPT; this comes from the exons ATGAAAGGAGGGAAAAGGAGAAATACCAATTCTGATCCCGTTCAGTCGTCACCACCAGCACCTCCATCCTCCGAGTTCCCAACCGCCGCGCCCTCCCTCAACGACGCCGGCGATGAGGACCGCCAAAAAAGTTCAGAGGACAGCGGGAGGCGCGAAGATGCGGGGGATGCTGTTGAAGAGGACGAGAGAGACGAAGAGGATTCCGAAGCTGAGAGAGAGTACGAACAGGACGAAAACGCTCAAATTGAGGAGGCGGAGGGCGTGCGGACGAAGCTCGCCGATGGATTCTACGAGATGGAAGCCGTACGCAGGAAACGAGTTCGGAAG GGTCAATTGCAGTATCTAATTAAATG GCGAGGCTGGTCGGAGGCGGCGAATACGTGGGAGCCGGTGGAGAATTTATTGCAGTGTTCGGATATTATTGATGCATTTGAAGAAAG TCTGAAATCTGGGAAAAGTAGGTGGACACGCAAGAGAAAGCGCAAGGCTGGTGTATCAAATGTTCAAACCAAGAAAAAACTGAATCATCATAATCATCAACAACAACATCAGCAGCAGCAGAATTCTCCTGCAGCAGCTGCTACTTATAATATGCCCTCTCATGTAATCAGGATTCCACAGGAGCCAATCTCCTTTCCCATGCTAAATGACTTGAGTTGTACAAATGGGGTTGATGAGAATAATGTCAGTGTCACAAAAAGTGTAAAAACCTCCAACAGAGTGAATGAGAATGGTGTGAAAATGGGTTCTGCTACAAGAGATGAAGATAATGAGCTAAATGAGTTGGATTTGAAACTGTGTGAACTGAAAGGAGCGATGGTGGTAAGTTCAGAAGACACTGACAGAGTTGCTAAAACATCCCAGGAAGTCCAACTAGCAGGAAGAGATACCTTGGCGAATGGATTGAGTAAGATCGATGCAGTCCATTTAGGTCGTTTCACTGGAGCTAAAAAGAGGAAATCTGGTTTTGTCAAGAGGTTCAAGAAAGATCCAGAATTCTGCTCCGTGGATAATGCATCAAATGGTATCTTGGCATGTGCTTCACTTGTACCGATAGGTATTCAACAGCCAGAGTTTCTTGGAAACAATATGAGTTGCAAGAGTAAACATGAAGATTCCAAAAGCATGTGCTCCATCACTGAAATTGTCAAGCCCATAAGCTATAAGGCTTCCATATCTAACAATGCCCAA